The following nucleotide sequence is from Siniperca chuatsi isolate FFG_IHB_CAS linkage group LG2, ASM2008510v1, whole genome shotgun sequence.
TAAAcccaacattgacatattatcgccttataaagttgttatggctaacctgttagcaaacagttgcctattcaCAGATCCAGCAGATACAAAGcgacattagcattcatctggagttgtgtttctggccccCTGGCAACTGCAAGTCCGATACTCACTcaacttttagctctgtttcgGTATTCACAAcacctgagggaaatatctccACTATGATCACCATAGCTAAGCTAAATAGCTGAGAACTGGTAGAGTGAACCCAACAGTACATTTACAGGCTGTAAAACTAAAATCATttgctgaaagaggctaaaatgctccatagagcttAGAGAACTGCAGAATTGGGATAATtatttgtgggtttgtcactgcaTGTGACTCCTTCCATATTTGTTCATTGTTTAGTGCCGCTTTTCGTAGTTTAAGGTGACAGTGCTTCCCTCTGAGCCACCAAGCTATACCCTGATATATTAAGATGCACAATATACACTATGTATCTATAAAACAGTACTGTACATTATATCCTATATATTCCTCAAACCTGGGCCATCTCTTTGCGGAGCAGCTCCTTGGCTTGCTCATTTGAGTTGAAGGTCTGGATGCTGTAGATGTGTGCTGGCCTGGCAGCAGACTGTTCTATTCTTAATACAGCAGCCTCTGGCTTCTCCAGTCGCTCACTTTCCTCTTGCACTTTTTTAATATTGTCCTGAAAAATGATGTAACATATGAGCGGCTCTGTTAATAAGTCAGATTCTGTTAATAAGTCAGATTCTACCGAGAATAATTTAAGCCTACAAACCTGAATGAAGTCCTTGGACTGTTTGAGCGTCAGCTGCTGGCTATTGCGCTTCCATTTCATATACTCTATGTTGTGTGTGTCGAGCGGTGCATGTCTTTTCATCTGGACAGGCAGAGTGGGCATGTTCGCCTCAGTGTTTGTACTGGCTTTTTGTTCCCACTGCTCAGCATATGTGCCATATTCCTTGCTCATGCTGAGAATCATGTCAGCTGAGGGGAAGAGGTTGCACTGCACCACATCTTTGAGTTGCCTTACTTGACAAAGCTGGCTTAACCTAGGCAAAAAAAAGTCCTTCTCACAatttaataaatatgaattCTATTTTGCCATTTATAACAGATTTTATCCAAAAAAATGCATGGCCTTTCATGTACATAGTCAACTTCTAATAGATTCATGCAAGAGTTTAAAGGATCATACCAGTgattgtttttacaatttttgcTGCTTAACTACAATCATGCATACTTTAGTTACATGATTcatagtttagtttattttacacaaaataatCTTGATCCAAGGTCTACTTACTAGCTGTATTGTCATAACTGAGTCAACTCCATCTGTGATGAAGACCATTAGttgctactattactactatttccaaggtcaggAATAAACTTTCACATTCTGTGAATACGTAACATTTGTGCCGACCATTTTCAAACATCTGCTGTCCACTGATTGATGGCCGTGTGCTGTACAGTTCCAAACTCATTAAACTCgcttgagttgtgtaatccatACCAatgaacatcaagtctgcacACACTTTTGTCAAAGTTAAATTTTGGTGCGTACTACAGACTaagtaacttttgctgaacagcagccactgtggctACAAtgataaatgctaaaacataggCTCTTCTCTCATAATGCTACTATTACTCTAACACATATAACAACTTACacagtgataatatgtcagtgttgtgtttgcagcttgttctACAtccccaaagtggccaaaaacaatcaattaatgtTGCTTCAAACGTAACAGCATGGTTTgctgtgatgtacagtattcaCGATTTGTCataaatgcagtaaaacatGCAAGTCAcaggtatggtcctttaaagcCACTGTAATGTCACTATAAAGGTACCTTGACAAAGCTTGGAAGCAGGGTTGGGGGGCCGTGCCTCGAATGTAGACCAGAGGCTGTCTCATGATGGTCTCTAGTGACTCATGTAAATGGATAGGACTCAGGCCCACATCTAATGAGTCATAGATGCGCTTGAAGAAACCCAGGTTTGAGTTGTAGAGGACTATCACCTGCTCCTCCTCACTCCCACTTAGCCTGCAAAACATCACACAAACTGCCAGATTCTCATAGGAATCTATCCAAATAGACAGCACAGCTGAAAACTGTTAGCACTGGCTGTTAGTGTAGTGTTCATGGGCTTACTTCATAGGAACAGCCTCCCAAAGTATCTTCACTGCTTTATGTTTCAGCCCTTCAAGAACAAAGATGTGTGTCCTCTTATCTAGCACGTGGAATCCTGTAACAAAATCCAGATCCTTGCTCTCATCGTGCTTGAaattcattttgtaatttgatAGGGCTTCCTCTAGATTTTCCAGCGAGTGTGAGCCCATATGGAAAGCTGATGCATTGATTCTGAGGATCTCTGACCTCAGCTTGGTCATCACAGAGAAGTTGTTATAATCAAAGAGGTAGATGATGCGCCCAAACGGACCATCATAAGACTCCAATTCACAGGTGTCATTCTTAACGTTGAGTGGACAAGCTATCTCAACCTTGACTTTGAGTTGAGAATTGGCATCAAAATAATGGCCTTGTGGCATGGGCTCTCTGCTAGCTGCCGTGTCTGCCATCTTCCTGTTCCATGCACTTCGCTCCTTGTCCAGCAGTGGAGGTGGAGGGCAGCATTTAATTGGTAAGTGCATCTTCAGGCTTTTCTTCTCAAGTAGCAGCTCAGAGAGGTTCAGGCTTGCAATACCATAGGAGTTAATGACTGTTGTCTTCTGTTTTAATTGTGTCGCACCACACAGGATGCCATCATCTGACCCCGTGCCAAACAACGCTGGAGTTTTTGGTGTTTCTTCCAACTTTTTGTCACGATCATGAACCTCTATCTCCATAGGTGGACCGGAGAGGAACTCTTTGAGCTCTTCAGGACTCATCAAGCCAGTCAGGATCACATTCACATCTCTGAAGTAAATGTTGGTGTCATGCTTGTGATAGTTTGTTCTGTGCATGCTCAAGTTATGGAACTTGTACTGGCAATATACAGGCACACATTTTTCCTgggaaaacaaaaattaaacatttcaaagCTCACTACTAAATGTCAAAGCTTGCAAATCGAATTTTATCAACTCAGAAAAAGTAAATGTGTATtcaacacacatgtacagtacaagaCATCTATTAATTGTGACATTGTTAATAAACATTAAGTGAGATGTAACTCACACCTGTAAGACGTGGAAAGGGACCCCGGATGAAGGCATTGAGTTGGCTGACAAAATTGTGATGACCAGTGGATTGAGATCAGCCTTCAGTTGGTCAGATATTAAAGGTCTGTCCAGAGAGATGTTGCACATGACCTCAAATACACCAGACGAACAGACTGGGAAGCGTTCAGTCAATGAGGTCTCACCTGGCAGTCACAAAAATAACAGACTACAAAATATGTTCTTTCACAGTTAACATAGTGTCTGAACTTtcgtccagactaaaatatctcaacaaatattaaatagaTCTCCGTGAAATTGGTATTCAAAGTCACCATCATTTCTCTCCTAAGTTAGGGTGTAAAGCCGACACTAGAGGCTTAGTAACTACTAGTTAGTTTGTAACTAAATCAGCTACTAAAATAGGTTGCACCACGATTACTTGGGGAAAAAATTGTTGGATGTAAAGTCATAACTAAGGCAAGTGGCCAATCAACGATCAAAGATAGAGATCCATCGTCATGGTTACCGTGTGCATTAGATTTGTGGCTGGCATGAGCCACTTGGCATCGTAGCACATCGTAGTAAGCTAGATTGATATTgaaatatcatatcaataaattaGGTCTGTACTGTATTGCTGTGTTGCAAAATGGCATgcaattaatgaaaaaatgatGCTGTGTGGcagaaaaactgctgttttacCATGAGTCAGTATTATTCTGTGACATTTTATGATTTACACCTGCCCTAGGCACATGTGTAACTGTGTAGTTGTTACTTAGAGTTATTTTATAAACGTGGTGCAACCTTTTATTTTAGTAATGCATAAATCACAACTTAATAATTTACACTATAAGTTACACACAGCTGGTGCAAGAGGCTGCAGGCCTCTAAAAATAGAATGAAGACACAAGTAAACTGGTCATAACCAGGATATATATACATCTGATGATGAGGGGTGCAAGTAAACATTGGTTtgtcttaaaggtccagtgtgcaacatttaggaggagctgttggcagaaatggaatgtaatattcataagtatgttttcattagtgtataatcacctgaaaaaaagaattgttgtgctttgttaccttagaataagccgtttatgtCTTAGAGGGAgtaggtccccttccacggaggccgccatgttgcaccaccatctTTCTACGGtggcccagaacagacaaaccaaacactggctctagagagggccgttAGCGTTTTTcgcagccaccatagtttctcctacacacttggaagaggagggtgaagcgagcggtattcaaatgtctgcaaactgcaatttcaccactagatgtcactaaatcctccacactggacctttaaaggcTTCCAAGTCAAAAGGGCTGGGAAACACTGTTTTAGAGGCTGTTCATGTGAATAAAAGCTTCACTCACCTGCCAACAAACTAATGGGACTGATTTCAGCTGAGGCAGTGCCATTCTTTTTGATATCTTCAAGGTCGAAAGCACCAATTGTGGGTTTTTGAAATCCTGTTTTGGTGAGAGGAACCAAGTTATATCTGTCTATAAAAAGGGTTATGAAAAATACATCTATCGTAGCTTCCACGGAATTATATAAGCATGAAGTTTGGCAAAGATGTACAATAAGACACCAGTGTGCATAAACCAGTGCAGCATCATTATTTACCACTGATTATGATTCCATAATTAATAAGGACAAATGGTAGATTTACCTGTTTCGGAGCCCACCTCTGAATTGCAATTAAACAGTATATCACTTTTGTGCTTTTTAGATGTGTTTGACTTCCTCTCAAATAAGGCTCTCAGTTTGTTTACCATAGTCTTGATACCACCTTAGAGTGAAGATATCATTTCCATTAcatcattttatataaaaacacaatatacacCATATTTATAATGTTTGGGTCACTTTGGGCCAAGTTGAAATTGATGCTCACCACACATGTCTGTTGCATCTTCAGGCTGATCCTGTGGCTGTCTGAAGACTCTCAGTCTTTCATAGCGGGCCTGGCTGGACAATTTGTCCTTACTGTTCCATATCAGGAGCTTGATCTTATGAGGAAGTAGACTGATCAACATGTGCCTGTTGACTCTGACGTTGAAATTCTGGGTCCAACCAACCCATGTCTGATCTCCTTCATGCCATGTTCTCAgaatctgctgtgaaaaatccacacatttatttttgcattatagGCACCGactattatacattttattcaacaGCAGGAAGTTTTGAAGCGTTTATTACCAGAAATCATCATCCTTGATTTGATGATGATAGTAACAACGCCTGTGCAGTGATGGGTCATTTACTGTAATTCTAGACAATATAGCTGCTTTATTGTTGTTCATTCAGGATGTTCATGAATTGTTCattaaggacacacacacacacacacacacacacacacacacatgcaccagaTCATGGTTACCTTGAACTCGTCTTCTTTGTACATTTTTGCTACTGGCCCAAACACTACTAAGTCCACTTTGACTGTCTCTGTATCACCTGGCAACAACTTGTATTCAATATGATAGCAGCTCTGAGACTTATGGGCTTTCATCAGAACAGTAGATGAATCTTTATATGTTTTCCTAGCCTTTTCAGGAGCTTCGGGGACATCAGCTTCTTCCCCTAAAATGGGACAAATGTTTGTGAATGAGATCAAGGATTAAATGAATCTGTAATCTGTTTCTTACATTGTAGTATTGATTTGTAGTACATTTCAGCACACTAAGATTCCCACACTAATTCATCCATCAGACTTTCCGTTTGAGTACTTATTAATATCCCTGTGGGGGCTAAAGTTAATCATTCATATATTCTGTATGACAAACTTACCTCTTGGGACAGCTAGGGCAATGTAAACTGTCCATGTGACGTAATAAGAGctgtcatctgtgtgtgttgtgatgaTATCCTCAATTAAACCTGACCTGTTTTCCAAACCATGCTCCATGGACAACGAATCAGTCTCAAGGACAAGGACATCTTCCTGTCTTTTATCTGTAACTTCTCCATCATCACAGTCTGACTGTGAATTACAAAGGCCTGTCTCTGACATGTTGGCCATGGGGTCTGATTCCACTGAAATATTTTCCATGAAAAACACTGTAAGAAAAGGGTAAATGAAAAAGGACAACAGGAGGATTTTTGTGCTAACATTTCATATGTAGTCCGTAAGTAAGAGCTAATTGTCAGGAGACGGTTATCCACAGTTCTCACCttccaaaaaatgtaaatagttcATAAGTGTCCTATAGCCACTATGACACAACAGTCTCTTTAAATACTCttaattaataattagtttacccctgaaaacacaccaaacacaaggtcaattaatttgaaatggTGAAAACTAAACACCTTAATTTTAAAACTAATTAACCAACAAATTTAGTCTATTTGAATGACCCTTTCCCCTAATAATTTACACATTCATTTGAGATATGTGACAATAATTGTCAATTTGAGGTGTTATTGATGTTGGGATAGGTTTACATCGGGGGTGTGGAATATATTCCAGTGGAAATAAATGATATGTTAAGGGATTCTTATTCAGTACTCAGGTAGGATTTGGGTTTTACCCTACAATGggctaaataaatgtatatggATAATGGATTATAATACGGTATATTAAgtggttttaaaatgttctctGCATGGATTAAGgagtttacattttataaatgaacATAACAGGTACTCCTTAATTGTATACATAGGCCTACCCTAATATATTACATTgcatgaatttaattttaattaacacCTCAAAAGTAAATTTATGAAATTAACTTTCATCAGCGAAATAAGTTAGGTTAGCTCATTCtggaaatgtaatgaaataagaaaaaaaaaacggtaCAATTTCTCTGACAACTATGTGTTTTAGTATTTGTATGAATAATTGAatattaaaacaacacattactGTACggttttttcttgtttgctcACCTCAGCTCCTGTTGGTCAGAATATGAAGAGTTTTAAGCTAACGTTATAGTAACGCCGCAGACGTTTAAAGTCCTCCCAGTATTATACAGTAGTGTCAGTTACTCAAACATATCTCTGGACTTCTGGTCACTTTACCTGAACTATAAGTTCCAAAGCTGCTAACTCacttaataaaatgaatgttatGTGCCGTAGGAAAGTGGTTCACACAAACTTCAACCAATGTGATTTCTATGAGTGCAACGCGTCGCCATGACAACCGATGTGGAGGAAGTGAGGTGTAGCTGCCCTCACGTGCTGTTGGGACTCTCGGAATTACGTACCACGGAAGAAAACGACTCGTGTAGtcggatgttttttttttttttttatttatagttcAATTCAAGAAGATTTATTTGTGTCAACGTCATGAAAGGAATTAGCCAACATACTGTTACAATTATGGACTGAAAAACAATCCAAGCAGACACATCTGGTTAATACAGGGAAAAGGTACAGTAGTTTGAACCTTGTCAGGAAAGCACATGTTTAAGCAATTTACAGTTAAGGTAGCCTACTATAAAATTATACTGGGAGCTTTGaagtttatacatttttatataggCCTATGTATAATTTCCTCATAAAGTTATATAATTTGTTGTTGCCGTAATAAGCTGTCTTATTATGTACAAAACATGGTAGAACCAGATAGACGTCTTCATTTTCTCTCGCTCGGGTTGCAGAGGGATGACGTTTAGATGCAGAGAGGATgaatgacattttgaatttttctgcAAGTAAACAACCAGGCTATTAAGACATAGGCTGGTTTCATTCACTTTCATTACACTGACAGTTAGGGTTCATTCGTTGCAATAGCCAAACATTGAGTCTCTTCAGGGAGGAGGAGCCACAGGTAGCCCACTGCTACTCGCAGGATGACATGCCCGGCCTGTTTGCCTCAGCTGCTGGAAGGATGGGCATCCCCTTGTCACCCCAACCTTCCCACTCCTCCCGGGCCCCAGACAAGGGTTTCACCACGGACCTCCACACCCAACCTTGTGGGAAGCCCCGCTTGCACTTTGTGTGCCCCAAAATGGTACCAATTTTTGCTTTTGCCCAACGTGAGTGGGCCGCGCCGCTAGCTGCCAAAACCTCCGGCAGTGGCTTACGCCACCTACTCCACAATCGAGAACTGAGAATGGGACAGGAGTGTGCTGTCGCTGCGCTGCCGCCCACCACGCTCCCCCTGGTTGGGAACAAAGCCGTTGCTATCGTCTTAGAGAGACAAGGTAATGGCTAGCCTGCATGATAGTTCTTATGCTGGTGCTGCTCAGGGTGAACCACATGCTACCAAAATGGCTTTCCTGGCGGGCTCCCTTGACAAGCTCACCCACAAAAAGGCCAAGCTGTCGGAAGCGGAGATTGCGAAAGTCCAGACCTCGGCCGCCACTTTCCTCCGGATGGCCCAGGCGCACGCCGTTAACAGTGACCGGACCATGTGTGCCGCTCAGGTGGGGCAGAGGGCCCTCTGGCTTGGCCTTTCCTCACTCAAAGACCGGGAGCAGCGCCCCCTCCTCAATACACCCCTCTCCACTGAGTCGCTTTTCAGCCCGAACATCAGGGCCATGATTGAGCAGCTGGAGGAAGCCAAGAAGGCATCGGAGCAGCTGGCTCCTTACCTCCGTCCTCAGACACAGCAGCCACAGTCCCAGCCCCAGCTGTATCCCCCGCAGCAGCATCGTCCACAGTAGCATCGGCCGCAGCAGAGCAGCCACCCCCTTCCGCTTCCCCCGTCTCCCCATCGCGTCCAGGCCCGTGGCAAGAGTCCTTGGGCTGCTCATTCCTCTGCCCCCAGCTGGAGGCAGTACTAGCATCCCTACGCTAATCAGTTTGCCAATAACGGTTGTAAACTTTATTAGGCCTCTGAGCGTCTTTTTTCTACCTCTACACCTTCTGACACACAGGCTGTTTCAGATGTTAGCGTGCCTGACCAGACTCGCCATGTTAGCTCCACCCAGTAAGGGATTGGGTCCCTTCTCCCTGATTGGGTCCCCTTCTCCCCGTGAGCATTAATCACACCACTAAACTCTGTCGACCCTGAGGTTAGCACAGTTAGCCAGGTTGGTAGCATTCTCAGTTATACTAGCTGTTGTGTTAGCGAGGTGGTTAGCCATACTTTTAACACTGTTAGCGATGTCTACCGTTGTGTTAGCTCTGGTGTTGATGCTTTTTAGCAGTGTTAGCCTTGCTGACTGTGTGAGGCCCCTACCTCTTTTTCTGCTGCGGAGACAGCACTACCAGATTCACTGGTAGTGATGTGGACTGGCAAACTTTCAGACATcttagaagtaaaagtacttacaTGGTGAAAAAGGTTAAATCTACCTACTATTTGAACAATCTGTCTAACTGTGGTAACAACAAAATTCTGGAAAGTGATCAAATCTCTCAAAGGCTTCATCAACCCTCCCTCAACATATTATACTGGTCTCTAAAATTGTGAATGATAAAAAGGAGATTTGTAATGCTTTTAATGATCATTTTATCAAATCAAGCTCTTTGTTTGATCAACTCCGTGGCTTGGTTGAGACACTAGTCTCAAGACAATGTCTCTATCACTATTTCAGAGGAAGAGGGGGTCTTATttccaagaaaagtttctttCTCATTTCGACCAATTAAGTTTGAAGTTCTCCATGCTTTGTGTAATGCCAAGTGCATGAAAAGGTCTTTGGGCGCAGACCAGTTAGACCTATATCTCTTAAAGCTTGCTGCCCCCATGATTGCTGAGCCtttgacaaattttaaattttgctgGTTCAATTCCAAAAGTCTGGAAATCAGCCTTAGTGACTCCGCTACATAAAGGAGGAGATACAAATTATCTGAATAACTATAAAGCTATCTCAAAACTCTCATGTCTTTCAAAGTTGTTGGAATCTTTTGTAAATGAACAGCTCTGTACTTTTTGGCTGCAAATGCTATTTTAAGTCCCAACTAATCTGGGTTTAGAGCTGGTATAGCACCATTACAGCAGAGACTTTGGTTGTAAATGATAGTTTCTGTTCTTGATAGTAGGAAACATTGTGCAGCTTTGTTTATTGATTTGTCAAAGGCTTTTGTCACTGTTAATCACAGACTACTTCTGGATAAACTGGCCTTGCTGGGTTTAGAGGAGGCATCCTTTAAATGGTTTCAGGACTACCTCTCTGATAGAACACAGTGCATAGATGCTATAGCATTGAATTCAGAGgttttgagtttaaaaaaatagtgTGCCACAAGGTTCAATATTAGGCCCATTGttgtttactttttatattaatgatatCTGTGCCTCAGTAGACAACTGTAAAACTAATTTCTATGCAGGTGCTACCATTCTTTATGCTTCTGTGCCATCTGTGgaacaattcaattttatttatatagcgtcaattcataacagaagttatctcactgcacttttcctatagagcaggtctagaccgtactctttataatattaattacagagacccaacaaatcccaccatgagcaagcacttggcgacctCCTTTTAAgtggcagaaacctcgagcagaaccaaactcaaaggtgggtggccatctgctgctgccatgttgggttgtgagagagagagaaggggggaggggggaggggggagggaagcacaatgcaaataccacttagaattttaaaatagtaataatgcaatggtagtggtaatattaatattaataaaataataatgataggactgatagtcataggaataataatgaccatattagtaacagagccaataacaacaactgtagtagcagttgtcgagcaggaacatgggagcagcaggtggcccacaaccacagatccagactctgcagctccggaggcagaaatacctgctgaaagtgacagaaggagagaggagagagacgagaaagcacagaactacgggagagagaagatgtcgagttagtaacatgcagtaatgggataaaaatgcatacagatggagagggagaggaggagagaggaaagaggtgcatcatgggaagtctcccggcagtctaggcctatagcagtataactaagggatggttcagggctcacccaagccagccctaactataagctttatcaaagaggaaagtctttagtctattcttaaatgtggagatggtgtctgcctcccaaacccaaactgggatctgattccacaggagaggagcttgataactgaaggctctggctcccattctgcttttggagactctaggaaccacaagtaaccctgcatcctgggagcgcagtgctcTAGTCGGGTAAtgaggtattatgagctctttaagatacgatggtgcctgaccattaagagctttgtaggtgaggagaaggattttaaattctattctggattttacagggagccagtgcagagaagctaagaTTGGAGAGGTataatctcttttcctagttcttgtaagtacacgtgccgcagcattctggatcaactggagagtcttaagggacatGAAGgaaggtgaaagaaggcagtccttaaagtttgtttcatgtgggagttaaaggatcaatcctgatcaaagataactccgaggtgccttacggtggtgctggaggccagggcaatgccatctagagcaacttgATCTTTAAAtaacgtgtctcggaggtgtttggggccaagtacaataactgtAAACtaaagtttaacatcagaaaattgcaggttaTCCCCGTCAGCTGTGCAGACTCTggccatggatgtattataagaactAGATACTGGACCCTAAAATGGCgcctattcattccaatgagaattgctcgCCTGGTACATACACCAAAAATGTTTCtagaatggatcaaattctggtAGTGAAATGAGTCATTTTGCGAGGGTTGTGACTCGGACccggaagttgtaattacacAGTTTGGCCGCTGTTGTCTTCAAAGCCTAgcgcacttcctgggggcttgaCAGTGAGTACCCGATCCATACCGGCTGCCAAATCCGTTCTGCACATGCGCAAAATAGGTCGTGTCAGTCAAAGAAGGTTACCGCAAATATGCCAgttcaaaatactaaaactaaatcttatcaagataacaaaatggtttttaatcattggaaatATAATAGTTCACTATTATGTAATAGGGAATTTACTGAAGTTATAAAAAAACCTGACACTTGTCAGTTCTGCACATGAGCATACTTATTCCTGCCCGATTTGTACTACACatgtgtgaacattttatttgatggCCAGcgagtttaaaaaatgtttttattaacaacacaatattataatataaataatagaGAACTCTATAACagagtatatattatatactgtgATGTATAGCCTAATTACAACAACTTTCATAATGACATACTATctggaacatgtatttttcacatATGAATTGCCTTGAAtgaacacagaaataaaacaaaacttactGTTTTGtcgtttttaattacaaatgaaataGGATTATTCGAAGATTCACGGACCGAACTATCacatttccaatgattaaaaacaatgttgttaTCTTGAGTGTGAGTAGGATTGTTTTATGAGCAGTCATTCAGATCACGAGCAGGCTTAACACTCACAAACCTTCTTTGGCTGACAAGGCCCCCTTTAGCGCATGTGCAGCCGGTACAGATCGGGCACTGGAGACCTACATCCATGCCTACATCTTTAAATAGCCTACAGTCAATGATTTGGACGTGGAACTTCCGAGGGGGACTTGAAGGCAGCAATGGATAGGCTGTAATGGGGAGATAAGAAACTGTCCAACATCTGAAGTAGATATGAGATTTTGCACTTATAGACTAATGATCTGCAACGACTAGCTTACACACACGTGGATATGGATTTATAGGGTACCAACCCAACTctcaagaaaatgaaaactcaaAGGGAAGAAATAATCAACGAGCATAATATTGATGTAAACAAAAATCTAGACACGATCGATTTACATTGTATGAAGCAGAGTAGGATATCTGCACAATAAACATGGAGAGGAACCTGGACCTTGTATAAGCATCACATTCAGAAGATGCTGGCCTAGTGAAAAGCTTTGACTGCATACAAACGAAGCCACATCAGGTTCAGGTGCCAATTGTACAAAAAGCCCTATGTGTTTTACCTCTGCACAAAATGCTGTAAAAAGTCTTCCGTTGAAAAAAGACAGTAGGCTGTAGTCCAC
It contains:
- the cfap92 gene encoding uncharacterized protein cfap92 isoform X4 yields the protein MENISVESDPMANMSETGLCNSQSDCDDGEVTDKRQEDVLVLETDSLSMEHGLENRSGLIEDIITTHTDDSSYYVTWTVYIALAVPRGEEADVPEAPEKARKTYKDSSTVLMKAHKSQSCYHIEYKLLPGDTETVKVDLVVFGPVAKMYKEDEFKQILRTWHEGDQTWVGWTQNFNVRVNRHMLISLLPHKIKLLIWNSKDKLSSQARYERLRVFRQPQDQPEDATDMCGFQKPTIGAFDLEDIKKNGTASAEISPISLLAGETSLTERFPVCSSGVFEVMCNISLDRPLISDQLKADLNPLVITILSANSMPSSGVPFHVLQEKCVPVYCQYKFHNLSMHRTNYHKHDTNIYFRDVNVILTGLMSPEELKEFLSGPPMEIEVHDRDKKLEETPKTPALFGTGSDDGILCGATQLKQKTTVINSYGIASLNLSELLLEKKSLKMHLPIKCCPPPPLLDKERSAWNRKMADTAASREPMPQGHYFDANSQLKVKVEIACPLNVKNDTCELESYDGPFGRIIYLFDYNNFSVMTKLRSEILRINASAFHMGSHSLENLEEALSNYKMNFKHDESKDLDFVTGFHVLDKRTHIFVLEGLKHKAVKILWEAVPMKLSGSEEEQVIVLYNSNLGFFKRIYDSLDVGLSPIHLHESLETIMRQPLVYIRGTAPQPCFQALSRLSQLCQVRQLKDVVQCNLFPSADMILSMSKEYGTYAEQWEQKASTNTEANMPTLPVQMKRHAPLDTHNIEYMKWKRNSQQLTLKQSKDFIQDNIKKVQEESERLEKPEAAVLRIEQSAARPAHIYSIQTFNSNEQAKELLRKEMAQVPGRRFTYSQQYHSATVEPGDGASKNDSGSTAASTVWFTSMRSDKSKVHPRHPDEARVEELRKPWRENILHANILKPTLSRDIWAWSRRYEDFQLYSKPPPFFGPPAVTIHLPGDPLQQEQLEAARAQYSRWLKRLLPGGSTNPPCSGPFPEFKCHMGGNSERIQDILKDAPKKYSLRKPGMMLKPLPQLSVMNLGDDKAEEKKSEALAPGPCTNCSLSSKNNTIGRHISLYNKYHYIGFSKQHSFLYKRTALPLTDKEKSIFTFQKYAPNMKTHTSAVQPFRNIVEARTHKNCTLYTK
- the cfap92 gene encoding uncharacterized protein cfap92 isoform X1, whose product is MENISVESDPMANMSETGLCNSQSDCDDGEVTDKRQEDVLVLETDSLSMEHGLENRSGLIEDIITTHTDDSSYYVTWTVYIALAVPRGEEADVPEAPEKARKTYKDSSTVLMKAHKSQSCYHIEYKLLPGDTETVKVDLVVFGPVAKMYKEDEFKQILRTWHEGDQTWVGWTQNFNVRVNRHMLISLLPHKIKLLIWNSKDKLSSQARYERLRVFRQPQDQPEDATDMCGGIKTMVNKLRALFERKSNTSKKHKSDILFNCNSEVGSETGFQKPTIGAFDLEDIKKNGTASAEISPISLLAGETSLTERFPVCSSGVFEVMCNISLDRPLISDQLKADLNPLVITILSANSMPSSGVPFHVLQEKCVPVYCQYKFHNLSMHRTNYHKHDTNIYFRDVNVILTGLMSPEELKEFLSGPPMEIEVHDRDKKLEETPKTPALFGTGSDDGILCGATQLKQKTTVINSYGIASLNLSELLLEKKSLKMHLPIKCCPPPPLLDKERSAWNRKMADTAASREPMPQGHYFDANSQLKVKVEIACPLNVKNDTCELESYDGPFGRIIYLFDYNNFSVMTKLRSEILRINASAFHMGSHSLENLEEALSNYKMNFKHDESKDLDFVTGFHVLDKRTHIFVLEGLKHKAVKILWEAVPMKLSGSEEEQVIVLYNSNLGFFKRIYDSLDVGLSPIHLHESLETIMRQPLVYIRGTAPQPCFQALSRLSQLCQVRQLKDVVQCNLFPSADMILSMSKEYGTYAEQWEQKASTNTEANMPTLPVQMKRHAPLDTHNIEYMKWKRNSQQLTLKQSKDFIQDNIKKVQEESERLEKPEAAVLRIEQSAARPAHIYSIQTFNSNEQAKELLRKEMAQVPGRRFTYSQQYHSATVEPGDGASKNDSGSTAASTVWFTSMRSDKSKVHPRHPDEARVEELRKPWRENILHANILKPTLSRDIWAWSRRYEDFQLYSKPPPFFGPPAVTIHLPGDPLQQEQLEAARAQYSRWLKRLLPGGSTNPPCSGPFPEFKCHMGGNSERIQDILKDAPKKYSLRKPGMMLKPLPQLSVMNLGDDKAEEKKSEALAPGPCTNCSLSSKNNTIGRHISLYNKYHYIGFSKQHSFLYKRTALPLTDKEKSIFTFQKYAPNMKTHTSAVQPFRNIVEARTHKNCTLYTK